From Deferrisoma camini S3R1, the proteins below share one genomic window:
- a CDS encoding CBS and ACT domain-containing protein, translating to MVVRKWMSPSPVTVGKDDPVSEAIHLMKEHKIRHLPVMDGDRLVGIVSDRDLKEYMPSRATTLDVYELHYALSRAKVSEAMRRDPLRVGPDDTIEKAALLLHDNKIGCLPVVDDGGALVGILAHEDVFEALIQVTGARTDTVRLQMTIPDEPGSIRVVADKVRAHGLKIRSILTTYQDVPEGRRELILRVEGDTLPLESELKEEHPDLVVHRGV from the coding sequence ATGGTCGTGCGCAAATGGATGAGCCCGAGTCCCGTCACCGTGGGGAAGGACGATCCGGTGTCCGAGGCGATTCACCTGATGAAGGAGCACAAGATCCGACACCTGCCGGTGATGGACGGCGACCGGTTGGTCGGCATCGTGAGCGACCGGGACCTCAAGGAGTACATGCCCAGCCGGGCCACCACCCTGGACGTGTACGAGCTGCACTACGCCCTGAGCCGGGCCAAGGTATCCGAGGCCATGCGGCGCGACCCGCTCCGGGTGGGCCCCGACGACACCATCGAGAAGGCCGCGCTGCTGCTGCACGACAACAAGATCGGCTGCCTGCCCGTGGTGGACGACGGCGGAGCCCTGGTGGGCATTCTGGCCCACGAGGACGTGTTCGAGGCCCTGATCCAGGTCACCGGGGCCCGCACGGACACGGTGCGGCTCCAGATGACCATCCCCGACGAGCCCGGGTCGATCCGGGTGGTGGCGGACAAGGTGCGGGCCCACGGCCTGAAGATCCGTTCCATCCTGACCACCTACCAGGACGTGCCCGAGGGGCGGCGGGAGCTGATCCTGCGGGTGGAGGGGGACACCCTCCCCCTGGAGAGCGAGCTGAAGGAGGAGCACCCGGACCTGGTCGTGCACCGGGGCGTGTGA
- a CDS encoding aldehyde ferredoxin oxidoreductase family protein, whose amino-acid sequence MSDRIVRVNMRTLEIKEEPVPEKWKLFGGRAMTSAIVAEEVPPTCTALGPANKLVFAPGLLGGSAAPISGRLSVGAKSPLTGTIKESNAGGQAGQILARLGIRALVIEDQPADPDKRYTLEVRKDSVRLVESPELKGLGNYDTVTRLVERYGEKKVGFITIGTAGEMGLTAASVACTDRELRPTRHAGRGGLGAVMGSKGLKAVFLDDSETQMRQPGDKEAFREASKKFAKALKEHPVTGEGLPTYGTNVLQNIINEAGGLPTRNFREGRFEGASKISGEAQHDVILERGGKIAHGCHSGCVIQCSRIYMDKDGNYKTKGPEYETIWSFGTDCCIDDLDAIAEMDRLSDDIGLDTIEMGATLAVAMEAGLAKFGDANAAIELMKEVGRGTPLGRILGCGAKVTGQCFGVAHVPVVKGQAMPAYEPRAIQGIGVTYATSTMGADHTAGYAIATNILKVGGYVDPLKPEGQVELSRNLQIATAAIDSTGLCLFVAFAVMDKPEAFEAVYEMINAFYGTSLGPDDVTELGKTVLTIERKWNQAAGFTNADDRLPDWMYREPLPPHNTVFSVPDEELDQVFNFVE is encoded by the coding sequence ATGAGCGACCGGATCGTGCGGGTGAACATGCGGACCCTGGAGATCAAGGAGGAGCCGGTACCGGAGAAGTGGAAGCTGTTCGGGGGGCGGGCCATGACCTCGGCGATCGTGGCCGAGGAGGTGCCGCCCACCTGCACGGCCCTGGGGCCGGCGAACAAACTGGTGTTTGCGCCGGGGCTCCTGGGCGGGTCGGCCGCGCCGATCTCGGGCCGGCTGTCGGTGGGGGCGAAGAGCCCGCTGACCGGCACCATCAAGGAGTCGAACGCGGGGGGCCAGGCCGGGCAGATCCTGGCTCGCCTGGGCATCCGGGCGCTGGTCATCGAGGACCAGCCGGCGGACCCGGACAAGCGCTACACCCTGGAGGTGCGCAAGGACTCGGTGAGGCTGGTGGAGAGCCCGGAGCTCAAGGGGCTGGGCAACTACGACACCGTGACCAGGCTGGTGGAGAGGTACGGGGAGAAGAAGGTGGGGTTCATCACCATCGGCACGGCCGGGGAGATGGGGCTGACGGCGGCGTCGGTGGCGTGCACGGACCGGGAGCTGCGGCCGACCCGCCACGCGGGCCGGGGCGGCCTGGGCGCAGTGATGGGGTCAAAGGGGCTCAAGGCGGTGTTCCTGGACGACTCCGAGACCCAGATGCGCCAGCCCGGGGACAAGGAGGCGTTTCGGGAGGCGTCGAAGAAGTTCGCCAAAGCCCTGAAGGAGCACCCGGTCACGGGTGAGGGGCTTCCCACGTACGGGACGAACGTGCTGCAGAACATCATCAACGAGGCCGGGGGGCTTCCGACCCGCAACTTCCGGGAGGGGCGGTTCGAGGGGGCATCGAAGATCTCGGGGGAGGCCCAGCACGACGTGATCCTGGAGCGGGGTGGGAAGATCGCGCACGGGTGCCACTCGGGGTGCGTGATCCAGTGCTCTCGGATCTACATGGACAAGGACGGCAACTACAAGACCAAGGGGCCGGAGTACGAGACGATCTGGAGCTTCGGGACGGACTGCTGCATCGACGACCTGGACGCGATCGCGGAGATGGACCGTTTGTCGGACGACATCGGTCTGGACACGATCGAGATGGGGGCGACCCTGGCCGTGGCGATGGAGGCGGGGCTGGCGAAGTTCGGGGACGCGAACGCGGCGATCGAGCTGATGAAGGAGGTGGGTCGGGGCACGCCCTTGGGGCGGATCCTGGGGTGTGGGGCCAAGGTGACGGGCCAGTGCTTTGGGGTGGCGCACGTGCCGGTGGTGAAGGGTCAGGCCATGCCGGCGTACGAGCCGCGGGCGATCCAGGGGATCGGGGTGACCTACGCGACCTCCACGATGGGGGCGGACCACACGGCGGGCTACGCGATCGCGACGAACATCCTGAAGGTGGGCGGGTATGTGGACCCGCTGAAGCCGGAGGGGCAGGTGGAGCTGAGCCGGAACCTGCAGATCGCCACGGCAGCGATCGACTCCACGGGGCTGTGCCTGTTCGTGGCGTTTGCGGTGATGGACAAGCCGGAGGCGTTCGAGGCGGTCTACGAGATGATCAACGCGTTCTACGGCACGAGCCTGGGTCCGGACGACGTGACCGAGCTGGGCAAGACGGTGCTCACGATCGAGCGCAAGTGGAACCAGGCGGCGGGGTTCACCAACGCGGACGACCGGCTGCCGGACTGGATGTACCGGGAGCCGCTGCCGCCCCACAACACGGTGTTCTCGGTGCCGGACGAGGAGCTCGATCAGGTGTTCAACTTCGTCGAGTAG
- a CDS encoding MBL fold metallo-hydrolase translates to MATHRIADGLFLVDLDLTEPEGFRRFLSAWVIRDGPAAVVVDPGPAATLSALLAGLDELGVTRVEAVLLTHVHIDHAGGTGLLLERHPCARVVCHPRAVAHLVDPSALWEGSRKVLGALAEAYGPIAPVPPERVGFCPTLQAAGCEVAAFPTPGHAPHHLAFRAGAWFFAGELGGVRYPLPAGDYWRPATPPPFRHDVFRESLEAVKGRAGGLCCLGHYGAVDDAEGVLAQASEQLDLWVAAVRRHRRTSGDEFEDAVLADLRAEDPRFGRFPDLPADVRNRERYFLSNTLKGLRGWVEKEG, encoded by the coding sequence ATGGCAACCCATCGCATCGCCGACGGACTGTTCCTGGTGGACCTGGACCTGACGGAACCCGAGGGGTTTCGGCGGTTCCTGAGTGCCTGGGTGATCCGGGACGGCCCGGCCGCCGTGGTGGTGGACCCCGGCCCGGCAGCGACCCTGTCCGCGCTCCTGGCCGGCCTCGACGAGCTGGGGGTCACCCGGGTCGAGGCCGTGCTCCTCACCCACGTCCACATCGACCACGCCGGCGGCACCGGCCTGCTCCTCGAGCGCCACCCCTGCGCGAGGGTGGTGTGCCATCCCCGGGCCGTTGCCCATCTGGTGGACCCCTCGGCCCTGTGGGAGGGGTCCCGCAAGGTCCTGGGGGCCCTGGCCGAGGCCTACGGCCCGATCGCGCCGGTGCCGCCGGAGCGGGTGGGGTTCTGCCCGACCCTCCAGGCGGCCGGCTGCGAAGTCGCGGCCTTTCCCACGCCGGGGCACGCCCCCCACCACCTGGCGTTCCGGGCCGGGGCGTGGTTCTTCGCGGGCGAGCTCGGCGGGGTGCGGTACCCCCTGCCCGCCGGGGACTACTGGCGGCCCGCCACGCCCCCGCCGTTTCGGCACGACGTGTTCCGGGAGTCGCTGGAGGCCGTGAAGGGCCGGGCGGGCGGCCTGTGTTGCCTGGGGCACTACGGCGCCGTGGACGACGCCGAGGGGGTGTTGGCCCAGGCCTCGGAGCAGCTCGACCTGTGGGTCGCGGCGGTCCGGCGCCACCGCCGCACGAGCGGCGACGAGTTCGAAGATGCGGTGCTGGCGGATCTGCGGGCCGAGGACCCCCGGTTCGGACGGTTCCCCGACCTGCCGGCCGACGTGCGCAACCGCGAGCGCTACTTCCTCTCGAACACCCTCAAGGGCCTGCGCGGCTGGGTGGAGAAGGAAGGCTGA